A DNA window from Pseudomonas sp. B21-056 contains the following coding sequences:
- a CDS encoding Hsp20 family protein has translation MSTAFSLAPLFRSSVGFDRFNDLFETALRNEPGSSYPPYNVEKYGDDEYRIVVAAAGFREEDLDLQVEKGVLTISGGKREASNDSVTYLHQGIAQRAFKLSFRLADHIEIKSAGLSNGLLSIDLLRVIPEEAKAKRIPINGAQQQPALQN, from the coding sequence ATGAGTACTGCATTTTCGCTGGCCCCTCTGTTCCGTTCCTCGGTGGGCTTCGACCGTTTCAACGACCTGTTCGAAACCGCCCTGCGCAACGAACCGGGCAGCAGCTATCCACCCTACAACGTGGAAAAATACGGTGATGATGAATACCGTATCGTAGTCGCCGCCGCTGGCTTCCGGGAAGAAGACCTGGACCTGCAGGTGGAAAAAGGTGTGCTGACCATCAGCGGCGGTAAGCGCGAGGCCAGCAACGACAGCGTGACCTATCTGCACCAGGGCATCGCCCAGCGTGCATTCAAGCTGTCCTTCCGGTTGGCGGATCATATCGAGATCAAGTCCGCCGGTCTGAGCAACGGTCTGTTGAGCATCGACCTGTTGCGGGTGATCCCGGAAGAGGCGAAAGCCAAGCGCATCCCGATCAATGGTGCGCAGCAACAACCCGCGCTGCAGAACTGA
- a CDS encoding acyl-CoA thioesterase produces MGWDRATPFIIDLQVAAEDIDGLGHANNAVYVTWLERCAWRHSQRLGLDLTGYRRLDRAMAVVRHEVDYLAAAYEGDELQLATWIVDWDQRLKMTRQFQLIRPSDNTTLLRAQTTFVCIELSTGKPKRMPPEFIEGYGPALAAHGISDILTN; encoded by the coding sequence ATGGGCTGGGATCGGGCAACACCGTTCATCATTGATCTTCAAGTGGCCGCCGAAGACATCGACGGGCTGGGCCACGCCAACAACGCGGTCTACGTCACCTGGCTCGAACGCTGTGCCTGGCGCCATTCCCAGCGCCTGGGGCTGGATCTGACGGGGTACCGTCGACTGGATCGGGCCATGGCGGTGGTGCGCCACGAAGTCGATTACCTGGCGGCCGCCTATGAAGGCGACGAACTGCAACTGGCCACCTGGATCGTCGACTGGGACCAGCGACTGAAGATGACCCGGCAATTCCAGCTGATCCGCCCCAGCGACAACACCACCTTGCTGCGGGCGCAGACCACATTTGTCTGCATCGAACTCTCCACCGGCAAGCCCAAGCGCATGCCGCCGGAGTTCATCGAGGGCTACGGCCCGGCGCTGGCGGCCCATGGCATATCCGACATTCTCACCAACTGA
- a CDS encoding class I SAM-dependent methyltransferase, whose amino-acid sequence MTSTAHSQVVQKQFGEQASAYLSSAVHAQGAEFALLQAALSGRGDARVLDLGCGAGHVSFHVAPLAGEVVAYDLSRQMLDVVAAAAAERGLGNITTVCGAAERLPFADAEFDFVFSRYSAHHWSDLGVALREVRRVLKPGGVAAFIDVLSPGMPLLDTYLQSVEVLRDTSHVRDYSAAEWLRQVSEAGLQVSSTSRQRLRLEYRSWVERMRTPEVMRAAILELQRSMGDEVREYFEIEADGSFSTDVLVLWAER is encoded by the coding sequence ATGACCAGCACCGCCCACAGTCAGGTTGTACAAAAGCAATTCGGTGAACAGGCTTCGGCCTATCTGAGCAGTGCCGTGCACGCCCAGGGCGCCGAGTTCGCGCTGCTACAGGCTGCCTTGTCCGGTCGTGGCGACGCCCGGGTGCTGGACCTGGGTTGCGGTGCCGGTCACGTGAGTTTTCACGTGGCGCCGTTGGCCGGTGAAGTGGTGGCCTATGACCTGTCCCGGCAGATGCTCGATGTGGTGGCGGCAGCGGCAGCGGAGCGTGGCCTGGGCAATATCACCACTGTGTGCGGTGCCGCCGAGCGCCTGCCGTTCGCCGATGCCGAGTTCGACTTCGTGTTCAGTCGCTATTCGGCGCATCATTGGAGCGACCTGGGCGTGGCATTGCGGGAAGTGCGCCGGGTGCTCAAGCCGGGCGGCGTGGCGGCTTTCATTGATGTACTGTCGCCGGGCATGCCGCTGCTGGACACCTACCTGCAAAGCGTCGAGGTACTGCGCGACACCAGCCATGTGCGCGACTATTCGGCCGCCGAGTGGTTGCGCCAGGTCAGCGAAGCGGGGTTGCAGGTGAGCAGCACTTCGCGCCAGCGGTTGCGCCTGGAATACCGCTCCTGGGTCGAGCGCATGCGCACGCCCGAGGTGATGCGCGCAGCGATACTCGAGCTGCAGCGCTCGATGGGCGATGAAGTGCGTGAATATTTCGAGATTGAGGCCGATGGTTCTTTCAGTACGGACGTACTGGTGCTGTGGGCCGAGCGATAG
- a CDS encoding LysR family transcriptional regulator, translating into MDLANLNAFIAIAETGSFSGAGERLHLTQPAISKRIAGLEQQLNVRLFDRLGREIGLTEAGRALLPRAYQILNVLDDTRRALTNLTGEVTGRLTLATSHHIGLHRLPPLLREFTRRYPQVALDIQFLDSEVAYEEILHGRAELAVITLAPEPHALMRATPVWDDPLDFVVAPEHALLDSSVVSLADIALHPAVFPGGNTFTHHIVRRLFEAQGLTPNIAMSTNYLETIKMMVSIGLAWSVLPRTMLDDQVARIPLPGIQLSRQLGYILHTERTLSNAARAFMSLLDAQIDLPGTTA; encoded by the coding sequence ATGGACCTCGCCAACCTCAACGCCTTTATTGCCATTGCCGAGACGGGCAGTTTCTCTGGCGCCGGTGAACGCCTGCACCTGACCCAACCGGCCATCAGCAAGCGAATCGCCGGGCTGGAACAGCAGCTCAACGTCCGCCTGTTCGACCGGTTGGGCCGCGAAATCGGCCTGACCGAGGCCGGCCGGGCCCTGCTGCCACGGGCCTACCAGATCCTCAATGTGCTGGACGACACCCGTCGCGCCCTGACCAACCTGACCGGCGAAGTCACCGGGCGGCTGACGCTTGCCACCAGCCATCACATCGGCCTGCACCGCCTGCCACCTTTATTGAGGGAGTTCACCCGACGTTACCCACAAGTGGCGCTGGACATTCAGTTCCTGGATTCGGAAGTGGCCTACGAAGAAATTCTCCACGGCCGAGCGGAACTGGCGGTCATCACCCTCGCCCCCGAACCGCATGCGTTGATGCGCGCCACGCCGGTGTGGGACGATCCGCTGGATTTCGTGGTAGCGCCGGAACATGCGCTGCTGGACAGCAGCGTGGTCAGCCTGGCGGATATCGCCCTGCACCCCGCGGTTTTCCCGGGGGGCAACACCTTTACCCACCACATCGTCCGGCGTCTGTTCGAGGCTCAGGGCCTGACACCGAACATTGCCATGAGCACGAATTATCTGGAAACCATAAAGATGATGGTCTCCATCGGCCTGGCCTGGAGCGTCCTGCCGCGCACCATGCTCGATGATCAGGTGGCACGCATCCCTTTGCCGGGCATACAGCTCAGTCGCCAGCTAGGCTATATCTTGCACACTGAACGGACGCTGTCGAATGCTGCGCGAGCTTTCATGTCCTTACTGGACGCACAAATCGATCTGCCAGGGACAACGGCATAG
- a CDS encoding PAS domain S-box protein, with amino-acid sequence MPKPADHLPPLPRIQALDPKRSEQSWDSAPQLLAALNGARLGAWSWDIDTGRISWSRGTQALFGFDPRQPLPADVDYLDLLLPEDRAKAIRAFHAAVAGAPQEQAMHHRIVWPDGSLHWLEINGSVLPDKHGRPRMIGVIREITHQREREQALRSSEKRFATLFHLCPNMVLLTRQEDGLISEANQYFESLFGWPVHDVIGRTTLELGLWVDPSQRAKLVEATKAKGELVSMEVEFRASNGQIHNGILSAQKVELEGQPYLLSTFLDTTERKLAELALKDSQERLDLALDSAQLGTWDWHIPSGMLYGSARAAQLHGLEPKPFHESFDEFFEGVPDEERNHMRNAYRSLREGPAGNYQLTYRVQLPDGSSRYLESRARLYRNDDGSPQRMAGTLLDITDQVEREQSLAASEEKFATLFQVSPDPICVTHQDTSRFLEINSSFTQTFGWSASDVIGRSADEIGLWDASGNSLQRIERVIREQSLNNVAIVVHHKNGQPLTCVISSRQINVSNQPCIVTTLRDITQQQRSEAALKASEEKFAKAFHSSPDAITITERESGRYLEVNDGFCRLTGYRADEVIGHTVYEVGIWAEEKQRATLLAELQLKGRVHHQEMLGRNKRGEMLTVEVSVEPITLNETDCLLLTARDVSLLRNAEAQIRHLAYHDPLTNLPNRALLMDRLSQQIALLKRHNLRGALLFLDLDHFKHINDSLGHPVGDTVLKIITARLEASVRLEDTVARLGGDEFVVLLSGLEGSRNEVSEQVQKLADTLRELLSEPMFLDGQRLQVTPSIGMALIPDHGSTPTDLLKRADIALYRAKDSGRNTSQMFHATMQKAASERLRMETDLRQALARDEFSLHFQPQIDARDNRIVGAEALVRWHHPELGAQSPNEFIKVLEDSGLILEVGTWILDEACDGFRQLIAKGKIDPQRFSLCVNISPRQFRQSDFVERIANSLAIHGLPCTMLKLEITEGIVIQNLDDTIGKMRSLKKLGVSFAMDDFGTGYSSLTYLKRLPVDTLKIDQSFVRDATSDPNDAEIIRAIVAMARSLNLEMIAEGVETLEQLHFLQGLECHLYQGYLHSRPLPLDAFERLLP; translated from the coding sequence ATGCCCAAACCTGCAGACCATCTCCCGCCCCTGCCGCGTATCCAGGCGCTCGATCCGAAACGGTCCGAGCAAAGCTGGGACAGCGCACCGCAGCTGCTGGCCGCCCTGAACGGTGCCCGGCTGGGGGCCTGGTCGTGGGACATCGACACCGGGCGGATCAGTTGGTCCAGGGGCACCCAGGCGCTGTTCGGCTTCGATCCGCGCCAGCCGCTGCCGGCGGATGTGGATTACCTGGATCTGTTATTGCCTGAGGATCGGGCCAAGGCCATCCGCGCCTTTCACGCGGCCGTGGCCGGCGCGCCGCAGGAACAGGCGATGCACCACCGCATTGTCTGGCCCGACGGCAGCCTGCACTGGTTGGAAATCAACGGCAGCGTGTTACCCGACAAGCACGGACGTCCGCGCATGATCGGGGTCATCCGCGAGATCACCCACCAGCGCGAGCGCGAACAGGCCTTGCGCAGCTCGGAAAAACGCTTCGCCACGCTCTTTCATCTCTGCCCGAACATGGTGCTGCTGACCCGCCAGGAAGACGGGCTGATCAGCGAAGCCAACCAGTACTTCGAAAGCCTGTTCGGCTGGCCGGTACACGATGTCATCGGCCGGACCACCTTGGAGCTGGGCTTGTGGGTCGACCCCAGCCAGCGGGCGAAACTGGTGGAGGCCACCAAGGCCAAGGGCGAACTGGTGAGCATGGAAGTGGAGTTCCGGGCCAGTAACGGCCAGATCCACAATGGCATCCTCAGCGCGCAGAAGGTCGAGCTTGAAGGCCAACCCTATCTGCTGAGCACGTTTCTCGACACCACTGAACGCAAATTGGCCGAACTGGCCCTCAAGGACAGCCAGGAACGCCTCGACCTGGCCCTCGACTCGGCGCAACTGGGCACCTGGGACTGGCACATACCCAGCGGCATGCTCTACGGCTCGGCCCGTGCCGCGCAGCTCCATGGCCTGGAGCCCAAGCCGTTCCACGAGTCCTTCGACGAGTTCTTCGAAGGGGTGCCCGACGAAGAGCGCAACCACATGCGCAATGCCTATCGCAGCCTGCGCGAAGGCCCGGCGGGTAACTATCAACTGACCTACCGGGTGCAACTGCCGGACGGCAGCTCCCGCTACCTGGAAAGCCGCGCCCGTCTCTACCGCAACGACGATGGCAGCCCCCAGCGCATGGCCGGCACCTTGCTCGACATCACCGACCAGGTGGAGCGCGAACAGAGCCTGGCAGCGTCGGAGGAAAAATTCGCCACGCTGTTCCAGGTCAGCCCCGACCCGATCTGCGTCACTCACCAGGACACCAGCCGTTTCCTCGAGATCAACTCCAGCTTTACCCAGACCTTCGGCTGGTCCGCCAGTGACGTGATCGGCCGCAGCGCCGATGAAATCGGCCTCTGGGATGCCTCAGGCAACAGCCTGCAACGCATCGAGCGGGTGATTCGCGAACAATCGCTGAACAATGTCGCGATTGTCGTCCATCACAAGAACGGCCAGCCGCTGACCTGTGTGATCTCCAGCCGGCAGATCAACGTCAGCAACCAGCCCTGCATCGTCACCACCCTGCGGGACATCACCCAGCAACAACGCTCCGAAGCGGCCCTCAAGGCCAGCGAGGAAAAATTCGCCAAGGCGTTCCACTCCAGCCCTGACGCCATCACCATCACCGAACGGGAAAGCGGCCGCTACCTTGAAGTCAACGATGGTTTTTGCCGCCTGACCGGCTACCGCGCCGACGAGGTGATCGGCCACACGGTGTACGAGGTGGGAATCTGGGCCGAGGAAAAACAGCGCGCTACCCTGCTGGCCGAACTGCAACTCAAGGGCCGCGTGCACCACCAGGAAATGCTCGGGCGCAACAAACGCGGGGAAATGCTCACGGTTGAAGTATCGGTCGAACCCATCACGCTCAACGAAACGGACTGCCTGCTGCTGACCGCCCGGGACGTGAGCCTGCTGCGCAACGCCGAAGCCCAGATCCGTCACCTGGCCTACCACGATCCGCTGACCAACTTGCCCAACCGGGCCTTGCTGATGGACCGCCTGAGCCAGCAGATCGCCCTGCTCAAGCGGCATAATCTGCGCGGCGCGCTGCTGTTCCTCGATCTCGACCACTTCAAGCACATCAATGATTCCCTGGGCCACCCGGTGGGTGACACGGTGCTGAAAATCATCACCGCACGCCTGGAGGCCAGCGTGCGCCTGGAGGATACCGTCGCGCGGCTGGGCGGTGACGAATTCGTGGTGCTGCTCAGCGGCCTGGAAGGCAGCCGCAATGAAGTCAGCGAGCAGGTGCAAAAACTGGCCGACACCCTGCGCGAGCTGCTTTCGGAGCCGATGTTCCTCGACGGCCAGCGACTGCAGGTCACGCCCAGCATCGGCATGGCGCTGATTCCCGACCATGGCTCCACGCCGACCGATCTGCTCAAGCGTGCCGACATTGCGCTCTATCGGGCCAAGGATTCGGGGCGCAACACCTCGCAGATGTTCCACGCCACCATGCAAAAAGCCGCCAGTGAACGGCTGCGCATGGAAACCGACCTGCGCCAGGCCCTGGCCCGGGACGAGTTCAGCCTGCATTTCCAGCCTCAGATCGACGCCCGGGACAACCGTATCGTTGGCGCCGAAGCGCTGGTGCGCTGGCATCACCCCGAGCTGGGCGCCCAGTCGCCCAATGAGTTCATCAAGGTTCTGGAAGACAGCGGGTTGATCCTGGAAGTGGGCACCTGGATCCTCGATGAAGCCTGCGACGGTTTCAGGCAATTGATCGCCAAGGGCAAGATCGACCCGCAGCGGTTCAGCCTGTGCGTGAACATCAGCCCGCGACAGTTCCGCCAGAGCGACTTCGTCGAACGCATCGCAAACAGCCTCGCGATCCACGGCCTGCCCTGTACGATGTTGAAACTGGAAATCACCGAAGGCATCGTGATCCAGAATCTGGACGACACCATCGGCAAGATGCGTAGCCTCAAGAAACTCGGGGTGAGCTTCGCCATGGACGACTTCGGCACCGGCTATTCGTCGCTGACCTACCTCAAGCGCCTGCCGGTGGATACGCTGAAAATCGACCAGTCATTCGTGCGCGACGCCACCAGCGACCCCAACGACGCCGAAATCATCCGCGCCATCGTCGCCATGGCCCGCAGCCTGAACCTGGAAATGATTGCCGAAGGCGTGGAAACCCTGGAGCAACTGCACTTCTTGCAAGGGCTCGAGTGCCATCTGTACCAGGGCTACCTGCACAGCCGGCCGTTGCCGTTGGATGCGTTTGAGCGGTTGTTGCCATAA
- the leuC gene encoding 3-isopropylmalate dehydratase large subunit, translating into MAGKTLYDKLWDSHLVKQRDDGSALIYIDRHIIHEVTSPQAFEGLRLAGRKPWRIDANIATPDHNVPTTPERKGGIEAIVDQVSRLQVQTLDDNCDEYGIVEFKMNDVRQGIVHVIGPEQGATLPGMTVVCGDSHTSTHGAFGALAHGIGTSEVEHVLATQCLVAKKMKNMLVRVEGKLPFGVTAKDIVLAVIGKIGTAGGNGHAIEFAGSAIRDLSVEGRMTICNMSIEAGARVGLVAADEKTVEYVKGRPFAPKGAEWDLAVEAWKDLVSDADARFDTVVELDATQIKPQVSWGTSPEMVLAVDQNVPDPAKEMDLVKRDSIVRALKYMGLSANQAITDIQLDRVFIGSCTNSRIEDLRAAAVIAKGRKVASTIKQAIVVPGSGLVKAQAEAEGLDKVFLEAGFEWREPGCSMCLAMNPDRLESGEHCASTSNRNFEGRQGAGGRTHLVSPAMAAAAAVNGRFVDVRELI; encoded by the coding sequence ATGGCCGGCAAAACGCTCTACGACAAGCTCTGGGATTCGCATTTGGTCAAGCAGCGCGACGATGGCTCGGCGCTGATCTATATCGATCGTCACATCATCCACGAAGTGACCTCGCCGCAAGCCTTCGAAGGCCTGCGCCTGGCCGGGCGCAAGCCGTGGCGCATCGATGCCAACATCGCCACCCCGGACCACAACGTGCCGACCACCCCGGAACGCAAGGGCGGAATCGAAGCGATTGTCGACCAGGTTTCGCGCTTGCAGGTCCAGACCCTGGATGACAACTGCGACGAATACGGCATTGTCGAATTCAAGATGAACGACGTGCGCCAGGGCATCGTCCACGTCATCGGCCCGGAGCAGGGCGCGACCTTGCCCGGCATGACCGTGGTCTGCGGCGACTCCCACACCTCCACCCACGGTGCCTTTGGCGCCCTGGCCCACGGCATCGGCACTTCCGAGGTCGAGCATGTGCTCGCCACCCAGTGCCTGGTGGCCAAGAAAATGAAGAACATGCTGGTGCGCGTCGAGGGCAAGCTGCCATTCGGCGTCACCGCCAAGGACATCGTCCTGGCCGTGATCGGCAAGATTGGCACCGCCGGCGGTAACGGCCATGCCATCGAATTCGCCGGCAGCGCGATCCGCGACCTGTCCGTCGAAGGCCGCATGACCATCTGCAACATGTCCATCGAGGCCGGTGCCCGCGTGGGCCTGGTGGCAGCCGATGAAAAAACCGTCGAGTACGTCAAGGGTCGTCCGTTCGCGCCGAAAGGCGCCGAATGGGACTTGGCGGTCGAGGCCTGGAAAGACCTGGTGTCCGACGCCGACGCCCGGTTCGATACGGTCGTCGAGCTCGATGCGACCCAGATCAAGCCGCAGGTCAGCTGGGGCACTTCGCCTGAGATGGTCCTGGCGGTGGATCAGAACGTCCCGGATCCGGCCAAGGAAATGGACCTGGTCAAGCGCGACTCCATCGTCCGCGCCTTGAAGTACATGGGCTTGAGCGCGAACCAGGCGATCACCGACATCCAGCTCGACCGCGTGTTCATCGGTTCCTGCACCAACTCGCGGATCGAAGACCTGCGCGCCGCGGCGGTGATCGCCAAGGGTCGCAAGGTCGCCTCGACCATCAAGCAGGCCATCGTGGTGCCGGGCTCGGGCCTGGTAAAAGCCCAGGCCGAAGCGGAAGGGCTGGACAAGGTGTTTCTCGAGGCCGGTTTCGAGTGGCGCGAGCCAGGCTGCTCGATGTGCCTGGCGATGAACCCGGATCGCCTGGAGTCGGGCGAGCATTGCGCCTCCACCTCGAACCGTAACTTCGAAGGCCGTCAGGGCGCCGGTGGTCGTACCCACCTGGTGAGCCCGGCCATGGCCGCGGCGGCTGCCGTCAACGGCCGTTTCGTCGACGTCCGTGAATTGATCTGA
- the leuB gene encoding 3-isopropylmalate dehydrogenase, translating to MSKQILILPGDGIGPEIMAEAVKVLELANDKYSLGFELSHDVIGGAAIDKHGVPLADETLDRARAADAVLLGAVGGPKWDKIERDIRPERGLLKIRAQLGLFGNLRPAILYPQLADASSLKPEIVSGLDILIVRELTGGIYFGAPRGTRELDNGERQAYDTLPYSESEIRRIARVGFDMARVRGKKLCSVDKANVLASSQLWREVVEQVAKDYPDVELSHMYVDNAAMQLVRAPKQFDVMVTDNLFGDILSDEASMLTGSIGMLPSASLDANNKGMYEPCHGSAPDIAGQGIANPLATILSVSMMLRYSFNLNDAADAIEKAVSVVLDQGLRTGDIWSAGCTKVGTQQMGDAVVAALRNL from the coding sequence ATGAGCAAGCAGATTCTGATTCTCCCAGGCGACGGCATTGGTCCGGAAATCATGGCCGAAGCGGTCAAGGTCCTGGAACTGGCGAACGACAAGTACAGCCTGGGCTTCGAACTCAGCCACGACGTGATCGGCGGCGCGGCCATCGACAAGCACGGCGTGCCCCTGGCCGATGAAACCCTGGACCGTGCCCGTGCTGCCGATGCCGTGCTGCTGGGCGCCGTGGGCGGCCCGAAATGGGACAAGATCGAACGCGACATCCGCCCCGAGCGCGGCCTGCTGAAGATTCGTGCGCAACTGGGCCTGTTCGGCAACCTGCGTCCGGCGATTCTCTACCCGCAACTGGCCGATGCCTCGAGCTTGAAGCCGGAAATCGTTTCGGGCCTGGACATCCTCATCGTCCGTGAGCTGACCGGCGGTATCTACTTCGGTGCCCCACGCGGTACCCGCGAGCTGGATAATGGCGAGCGTCAGGCCTACGACACCCTGCCGTACAGCGAGAGCGAAATCCGCCGTATCGCCCGGGTCGGCTTTGACATGGCCCGCGTGCGGGGCAAGAAGCTGTGCTCGGTAGACAAGGCCAACGTACTGGCGTCCAGCCAACTGTGGCGTGAAGTGGTCGAGCAGGTGGCCAAGGATTACCCGGACGTCGAACTGAGCCACATGTACGTCGACAACGCCGCCATGCAACTGGTGCGCGCACCGAAGCAGTTCGACGTGATGGTCACCGACAACCTGTTCGGCGACATCCTGTCCGACGAAGCATCGATGCTCACCGGTTCCATCGGCATGCTGCCGTCGGCCTCCCTGGACGCCAACAACAAGGGCATGTACGAGCCGTGCCACGGTTCGGCGCCGGACATCGCCGGGCAGGGCATTGCCAACCCGTTGGCGACCATCCTGTCGGTGTCGATGATGCTGCGCTACAGCTTCAACCTCAATGACGCTGCCGATGCCATTGAAAAGGCTGTCAGCGTGGTGTTGGACCAGGGCTTGCGCACGGGCGACATCTGGTCGGCCGGTTGTACCAAGGTCGGTACGCAGCAAATGGGCGACGCGGTAGTCGCCGCGCTGCGGAATCTGTAA
- the leuD gene encoding 3-isopropylmalate dehydratase small subunit has product MKAFTQHTGLVAPLDRANVDTDQIIPKQFLKSIKRTGFGPNLFDEWRYLDVGQPYQDNSKRPLNKDFVLNAERYQGASVLLARENFGCGSSREHAPWALEEYGFRSIIAPSYADIFFNNSFKNGLLPIILSDAEVDELFQQVEANPGYQLQIDLAAQTVTRPDGKVLGFEIDAFRKHCLLNGLDDIGLTLQDGEAIAAFEAKHRASQPWLFREV; this is encoded by the coding sequence ATGAAAGCTTTTACCCAGCACACTGGTCTTGTCGCGCCTCTGGATCGTGCCAACGTCGACACCGACCAGATCATTCCCAAGCAATTCCTGAAGTCCATCAAGCGCACCGGCTTCGGTCCGAACCTGTTCGACGAATGGCGTTACCTGGACGTGGGCCAGCCCTACCAGGACAACTCCAAGCGGCCGCTGAACAAGGACTTCGTGCTCAACGCCGAGCGCTACCAGGGCGCCAGCGTGCTGCTGGCCCGGGAAAACTTCGGTTGCGGTTCGAGCCGCGAACACGCGCCGTGGGCGCTTGAAGAGTACGGCTTCCGCAGCATCATCGCGCCGAGCTACGCCGACATCTTCTTCAACAACAGTTTCAAGAACGGTTTGCTGCCGATCATCCTCAGCGACGCTGAAGTGGACGAACTGTTCCAGCAGGTCGAGGCCAACCCGGGTTATCAGCTGCAGATCGACCTGGCAGCCCAGACCGTGACCCGTCCCGACGGCAAGGTGCTGGGATTCGAGATCGATGCGTTCCGCAAGCATTGCCTGCTTAACGGCCTGGACGACATCGGCTTGACCCTGCAGGACGGCGAGGCGATTGCCGCGTTTGAAGCGAAGCATCGGGCGAGTCAGCCCTGGTTGTTTCGCGAGGTTTGA
- a CDS encoding tRNA dihydrouridine synthase produces MQIALAPMEGLVDNILRDVLTRVGGIDWCVTEFIRVNDRLLTPAYFHKLGPELLTGARTVAGVPLRVQLLGSDPVCLAENAALACELGSEVIDLNFGCPAKTVNKSRGGAVLLKEPELLNQIVEHVRRAVPKHIPVTAKMRLGFDSPDGALVCATALAEGGAAHIVVHARTKTDGYKPPAHWEWIPRVQDVVKVPVFANGDIWSVEDWRRCREISGVEDIMLGRGLVSRPDLARQIAAARAGEEVQEMSWAELQPMLQDFWVQVVEQLTPRQAPGRLKQWLAMLTRNYPEAVELFTALRRETDLDAVGHLLGVQRTEAA; encoded by the coding sequence ATGCAAATTGCCCTGGCGCCCATGGAGGGGTTGGTCGACAACATCCTGCGGGACGTCCTGACGCGCGTCGGTGGTATCGACTGGTGCGTGACCGAGTTCATCCGCGTCAATGACCGCCTGCTCACACCGGCCTATTTCCACAAGCTCGGCCCGGAGCTGCTGACCGGCGCCCGGACCGTTGCCGGTGTGCCCCTGCGGGTGCAATTGCTGGGCTCCGACCCGGTGTGCCTGGCGGAAAACGCCGCGCTGGCCTGTGAGTTGGGCTCGGAAGTCATCGACCTGAACTTCGGTTGCCCAGCCAAGACGGTGAACAAATCCCGCGGCGGCGCGGTGTTGCTCAAGGAGCCGGAACTGCTCAACCAGATCGTCGAACATGTCCGTCGCGCGGTGCCAAAACACATCCCGGTCACCGCCAAGATGCGCCTGGGCTTCGACAGCCCGGACGGTGCGCTGGTCTGCGCCACGGCGCTGGCCGAGGGCGGGGCGGCGCACATCGTGGTGCATGCGCGGACCAAGACCGACGGCTACAAGCCACCTGCCCACTGGGAGTGGATTCCCCGGGTTCAGGACGTGGTCAAGGTGCCAGTGTTTGCCAATGGCGATATCTGGAGCGTCGAGGATTGGCGTCGCTGCCGCGAAATCAGCGGCGTCGAGGACATCATGCTCGGCCGCGGCCTGGTTTCCCGTCCAGACCTGGCCCGACAGATCGCCGCCGCCCGTGCCGGTGAAGAGGTGCAGGAGATGTCCTGGGCCGAGCTGCAACCCATGCTCCAGGACTTCTGGGTGCAGGTGGTCGAACAGCTCACGCCGCGCCAGGCGCCCGGGCGGTTGAAGCAGTGGCTGGCGATGCTGACCCGCAATTATCCCGAAGCGGTAGAGTTGTTTACCGCGCTACGCCGGGAAACCGACCTCGACGCCGTGGGCCATTTGCTGGGTGTGCAGCGCACCGAAGCGGCCTGA